In Pseudobdellovibrio exovorus JSS, the genomic stretch ACTTCCACAAGGGCTCGATACCCTTATCGGAGAGCGTGGACAGAAACTCTCTGGCGGTCAAAGACAACGTATTTCTATTGCTCGAGTTATTTTGAAGAATCCAAAGATATTGATTTTGGATGAGGCCACGTCCGCTGTAGATAATGAAACGGAAGCTGTTATTCAAAAATCCTTAAACAAGATATCGCAGAATCGCACAACGATAATTATTGCCCATCGTCTGTCAACAGTGACCCACGCGGATAAAATCTATGTTTTATCCGCAGGTAAAATTTCTGAAGAAGGCTCTCACGAGGAACTCCTTCAGAAAAAGAATCTCTATGCTCAGCTTTGGAATTTACAACTTCGTCATGAAATAGTTCACGACGAAGTTAAGAGTTAAAGAATCAAGTTAGTGAGTCAAGGCTGGTCGGCGCTTTTCTGGTAAAATCGTCGACCAGACGACTGAGTCTTTTAAAATTGTAATGTCTTGGCCTTTAAAACGTTCCATTAATCTGAGGGCCAACAGACGATCTTCTTCATTGCGTACGCGCACTTTTACAATAGAGCCACCTTCACGCAAGTAGAACCCATAACGACGACCTGCTGACGGAGGTGTCCCTATACCGACTAGGGCGCCACAGGCCGCACCTAATAGCAGACCTACCAACGAAGCCAACACAGTTGAAACAATCCAAGAGGTCATTCCCAGTTCTTCTGGCTGACTGGCACCAAGGTACAATCCCACAAGTCCCAGCAAAAAGAAGCCAGAGATAGCCCCAATCATCATACCTGTCGTAATACTTGTATTCTGCTGATAGACGAAATCACGTGAGCCATTTTTATTTGGAGACAAAAGCGAAATATCCTCATCTGCAAAATCATTTTTTCTTAATGAATCAATAGCATTTTCAGCATCGCTACGAGAAATAAACATCGCAAAAACCGATTCAGATTCCGTTTTTGTGAAAGACGACTGTATTTTCGTATCGCCTCTGGTCTCTGTCCTATTCCCTCTTAAGCTGTCTCTTTCATTTATAATATCCATGTTCTTACCCCTTTTTTGAGGCACAAAACCTCATGAGTCCACATGAGTATATATTCAGCAAGTGAGGTGCCATCATAGCGACCAAACTAATCCCTTTAGCTCTGAAAAATGCGTGGCTAAAACGTGCTTTGAGGCAAAAGTTCTCTTTGCAAAAACAAATGATGACTCTATAGTTTATAAGAGAAGCTTATAAAAGAACTAACGGAGAATTCGATGTCAGAGCAAAAAACCAAATGGATTTTATTAAGTCTTTCTGGAGCTCTATTATTTGCTATAGCGGTCTGGTTAACATCCGCATACGTTATTGATCGCCAAAGCAAAAAGGGCTTACCTGATCCCATCGAAATTAAAAACACAACGGATCGAATCAAGGCCAATGCTGTTCAGTGGTACACGTTTTCTTTACCTTATGAAGGAACTTTGAGTGTTTCGGTGCAAGTACAAAAAGGAAATGAACTGGATGTATTTTTAATGCGTGAAGATCAGTTGGCTCACTTCAAAAGTAAAAACAAATTCAATCACTTCCCTCAGTTTGAAAGCAATCAAAGCAAAAACTATCAGCGGCACGGAAATCTTTCCGAAGGCCGCTACAGCTTAGTGGTGCGCGACCCCAGCTACGGGATCATTTCGTCATCTGCAACGGATTATCAGATCAAAATCAAACTGGAACCCTAGTGTTAAATAACCACGTAGGCCTAAAACACTCATCAGCGTACAAAGCCGCCTGTTTCACTAAAGCGTGGGGCAGAACCCGCGAAATCTTTTTGCGATAATTCTTCAATCATCTTTAAGGCGCGCTTTTGCGGATCTAGTAATGTTCCTTGATCTCGTACCTGAATAAAGGAAAAGACTTGGCCTTTTAAAAAGCGACCATCCGTCGCTACCTGCACACGTACTAAAGGAGCCAGTGCTGCTATTCCTGATACACTCACTCCGCGAGCCGTTGCAAAGTTTCCTAAACTGTACAACACCACACGCTCACGATAAACCTCAATACCACGTGGCACATGGGGACCATGCATGATCAAAACATCGGCTCCGGCATCAATAGCTTGACGAGCAAAACGCACTGAGTTCCCTCTGTTTTCACCTAAGAAAATTTCATTCTCGTCAGAGACACGTTCAGCGCCACGGCCTTCGGCTCCCACATGGGCTGAAACCATAACAACATCGTAGCGTTTTTTTAACTCAGTGATTTCGTTTAAAATCGGTCCAGCATTTAATATACTGCGTGGACCTGTACGATAATCCACCGCGATCAAAGCGACGCGCGCTCCGCGCACATCAAACTGCGCGACTTCGC encodes the following:
- a CDS encoding CapA family protein, which codes for MKHFNIKIVMLSIFFTTMVSANSAWADEVPAPEAGTLTLSAVGDIMMGTTYPDNWLPADQGRSFFAQAARYIKASDVRFGNFEGTFFEGPPQSDGKAPGPNRYLFKTPVDYVERLVEADFNVMSLANNHAHDFGSAGLQSTKDVLKLAGIQYSSKQGEVAQFDVRGARVALIAVDYRTGPRSILNAGPILNEITELKKRYDVVMVSAHVGAEGRGAERVSDENEIFLGENRGNSVRFARQAIDAGADVLIMHGPHVPRGIEVYRERVVLYSLGNFATARGVSVSGIAALAPLVRVQVATDGRFLKGQVFSFIQVRDQGTLLDPQKRALKMIEELSQKDFAGSAPRFSETGGFVR